A portion of the Apus apus isolate bApuApu2 chromosome 3, bApuApu2.pri.cur, whole genome shotgun sequence genome contains these proteins:
- the CHGB gene encoding secretogranin-1 — MGPLALLGLLGAAALAGVSTVPVEKDHVEEMVTRCIVEVLSNALSKPNAPPINPECKEILKKSGKNGRERSENKPIEVGHLKDPAEIEKHHTGSVEKEHSQAEEESKQYMKGDDEERLAHEEGKSEEEEEDGHHTPIQEERLHTEEKKNYEEIRGEEKSYHTEEASKESKLHDEEVEHALLHKKPHSGGRSTEEFPDGNDQYSMGHWHSEEGVQSPYKRIHEGEEGEAEEERSEKYHHESKERDFSHQQEHEESDESEETEEEKQPYRPKRYHGKQRMGDSSEEKRGHGGEKEELAEESNTEQAYLWDKRNYHQKHNEEFEQQRKEKSGYHGRHGSEEVEEKRRAGQGGEEYRERWQQSEESSEEENKRHGHSEESNEKWREERRHHDGSDEERRHHSEGRTYLGDESEEELDRYLSSSSKDKQLHAGGRYRLWDDEDEGSQKAYARERKGQARRHYYSTEDSVEQQHYPGNSEEEEEEEEEVEKKHHSSDQLENEENMEEGRYAEREEYRSHLPVEKRTMASYSPFYPLLWWKSQHLEKRDGAREQLLEGKEEGRPTLNEKSLFPEYNDYDWWEKKQILSALNHRRTDKRNLGKMNRYDTKNQYNKIDELAQLLSYRKRSDEFPELYNSGEDVKRRHVLRNDRGGLSQRPLTEEEEQELENLATMDLELQKIAEKFNDNRRG; from the exons GTGTAAGCACAGTTCCAGTGGAAAAAGACCATGTTGAAGAAATG GTAACACGGTGCATAGTGGAAGTCCTGTCCAATGCTCTCTCTAAGCCAAATGCACCACCAATTAATCCTGAGTGCAAAGAAATCCTGAAGAAGA GTGGGAAAAATGGCAGAGAGAGAAGTGAAAACAAACCAATTGAAGTGGGGCATTTGAAAGACCCAGCAGAGATTGAAAAGCATCATACTGGGAGTGTGGAGAAAGAACACAGTCAGGCAGAAGAGGAATCTAAACAGTACATGAAAGGAGATGATGAGGAGAGACTTGCTCATGAGGAAGGTAaaagtgaggaggaggaggaggatggacACCACACACCTATTCAAGAGGAGAGACTtcatacagaagaaaagaaaaactatgaAGAAATTAGAGGCGAGGAGAAGAGCTACCACACTGAAGAAGCAAGCAAAGAGAGCAAGCTCCATGATGAAGAGGTAGAACATGCTCTTCTCCACAAGAAGCCTCACTCTGGAGGCAGGAGCACAGAGGAGTTCCCTGATGGGAATGATCAGTACTCCATGGGCCACTGGCATTCAGAGGAGGGCGTACAGAGCCCTTACAAAAGAATTCATGAAGGTGaagagggagaggcagaggaagaaagaagtgaaaaatatcACCACGAGTCTAAGGAACGTGATTTCTCCCATCAGCAAGAGCATGAAGAATCTGATGAgagtgaagaaacagaagaggaaaagcaaccCTACAGACCCAAACGTTACCATGGGAAGCAGAGAATGGGTGACTCCTCTGAAGAGAAGCGGGGCCATGGTGGTGAGAAGGAGGAACTAGCTGAGGAATCTAACACAGAGCAGGCCTATCTCTGGGACAAAAGGAATTACCATCAGAAACATAATGAAGAGTTTGAGCAGCAGCGTAAGGAGAAGAGTGGTTATCATGGGAGGCATGGGTCTgaagaggtggaggagaagAGGCGTGCAGGCCAGGGAGGTGAGGAGTACAGAGAAAGGTGGCAGCAGAGTGAGGAGAGCAGcgaagaagaaaacaagaggcATGGCCACAGTGAAGAGAGTAATGAGAAATGGCGCGAGGAGAGGAGGCACCATGATGGATCAGATGAGGAGAGGAGGCACCATTCTGAAGGAAGGACGTATCTTGGAGATGAGAGTGAGGAAGAGCTGGACAGGTATCTCAGCAGTAGCAGCAAGGACAAGCAGCTTCATGCTGGAGGGAGATACCGTTTGTGGGATGATGAAGATGAAGGGTCACAGAAAGCGTATGCTCGAGAGCGCAAAGGGCAGGCCAGAAGACACTACTACAGCACAGAGGACAGTGTAGAGCAGCAGCACTACCCTGGCAacagtgaggaggaggaggaggaggaggaggaagtagAAAAGAAGCATCACAGCAGTGATCAGCTGGAAAATGAGGAGAATATGGAGGAGGGAAGATACGCAGAGAGGGAAGAGTACAGAAGCCATCTCCCCGTGGAGAAGAGAACCATGGCATCCTACAGCCCTTTCTACCCACTGCTGTGGTGGAAAAGCCAGCACCTTGAGAAAAGGGACGGTGCCAGAGAGCAGCTTCTGGAGggcaaagaggaaggcaggccTACCCTGAATGAGAAGAGTCTTTTCCCTGAATATAATGACTATGACTGgtgggagaaaaagcaaatccTAAGTGCTCTGAACCACAGACGCACTGACAAGAGGAATCTTGGCAAAATGAACAGATATGATACAAAAAACCAATATAACAAGATAGATGAACTTGCACAGCTTCTGAGTTACAGGAAAAGATCAGATGAATTCCCAGAGTTGTACAATTCTGGAGAAGATGTGAAAAGGCGTCATGTCCTCAGGAATGACAGAGGAGGTCTGAGCCAGAGGCCTCTGACAGAAGAGGAG GAACAAGAACTGGAAAACCTGGCCACTATGGATTTGGAGCTCCAGAAAATAGCTGAGAAGTTTAATGACAACAGGAGAGGCTGA